The following nucleotide sequence is from Oncorhynchus clarkii lewisi isolate Uvic-CL-2024 chromosome 6, UVic_Ocla_1.0, whole genome shotgun sequence.
gcaacccctattaccagtctattaaacctctttcgtatcgtccgagatccctaaagattggaaagctgccacggtcatccccctcttcaaaggggatgacactctagacccaaactgttatagacctatatccatcctggcctgcctttctaaagtcttcgaaagccaagttaacaaacagatcactgaccatttcgaattccaccgtaccttctccactgtgcaatccggtttccgagctggtcacgggtgcacctcagccacgctcaaggtactaaacaatatcataaccgccatcgataaaagacagtactgtgcagctgtcttcatcgacctggccaaggcttttgactctgtcaatcactgtattcttatcggcagactcaacagccttggtttctcaaatgactgcctcacctggttcaccaactacttctcagatagagttcagtgtgtcaaactgagggcctgttgtccagacccccGTCAGTCTGTATGGGGGTACCActgggttcaattctcgggccgactcttttctctgtatatatcaacaatgtcgctcttgctgcaggtgattccctgatccacctctacgcagacgaccccattctgtatacatcgtgcccttctttggacactgtgttaacaaacctccaaacaagcttcaatgccatacaacactccttccgtggcctccaactgctgttAAAtcactagtaaaactaaatgtccACACCCGCCGTCCGACTAGCACcattactctggacggttctgacttagaatatctggacaactacaaatacctaggtttctggctagactgtaaactctccttccagactcatattaaacatctacattccaaaattaaatctagagtcggcttcctatttcgcaacaaaatcttcttcactcatgctgccaaacatacaatcgtaaaactgactattctaccgatcctcgacttcggtgatgtcatttacaaaatagcctccaacactctacacagcaaaatggatgcagtcaatcacagtgccatccgttttgtcaccaaagccccatataccacccaccactgcaacctgtatgctctcgtcggctggccctctacatattcgtcgccaaacccattggctccaggtcatctataggtctttgctaggtaaagctccgccttatctcagctcactggtcaccatagcaacacccacgcgtagcacgcgctccagcaggtatatctcactggtcatcccgaaagccaacatctcctttggccgcctttccttccagttctctgctgccaatgactggaacgaattgcagaaatcactgaagttggagacttatatcgccctcactaactttaagcatcagctatctgagcagcttaccgatcgctgcagctgtaaatagcccatccaatctacctacctcatccccatattgtttttatttactttgctcttttgcacaccagtagtTCTACTtctacatcatcatctgcacatctatcactccagtgttaaattgtaattacttcactactatggcctatttattgccttacctcctcacaccatttgcacacactgcatatagactttttctactgtgttattgactgtatgtttgtttattccacgtgtaactgtgttgctgtttgtgtcgcactgctttgctttatcttggccaggtcggaacttgttctcaactggcctacctggttaaataaaggtgaagtaaaaaaaaaaaaaaagaaacagtgAATATCTACAACGCAAGCATTTATTTTTCCTAAAGCTATGTTCACGTAGTATTTCATAATGTCACTTCATAATGTCACCATCTCACAAAGGTCTATTTATAATCTATGACTAATATTTTCATGTCTGAAGGATAGCCTATTTCTGTAGTTACACAACCTCAGAGACTCATGAGACTGTAATACAAGTGTTGTGTTCTGATGCGCTTAAAAGGACACGTCTACAATATGGTTATGGGTGACTCAACTGCAATGACGAAGAGAGAATGTAATGGGATGTTTGCAATTGATGACAACAACAATACATAGCAGACAGTGATAGACAAGAGTTATCCTACCAGCCACATCTCCTCATAAGAGATATAAAGAACATTTGCCAAGACTCCTGCTTGACTCGTCCAGCCTTTCACATGATCGAACCAGGACCCATAACTCACTGTAAAAAGGGTAAATGTTGGATTAGATCTGACTGTTAACAGTAGGATTAAATCCCAGAAATGCTCGAGGTACAAATCATTAGTGTCAACCAACCTGATCCCTCCAGGAAACTATCCAGAAACTCATCAAATGAATTGGGTTCTGGGAGGAACTTGGCCATTTTATGGAAGTGGTAATATGACACAGCAACATCTTTGGGGTTTCTGGCGACATAGATAACCTGAGAGATGGGGTGGAGATAGTGACACTATCAATATATTATTTCCAAAGAGTTGCTTTACAAAATAGGAAATACGTCACAGCTTTGAGAATAGTCTCTTCAACATAGCCACATCCTACCTTAGCTTTGGAGCCCTGGAGTGCAGAAGCCAGCAGGTTGTAGGGCAGGTGAGTGGTGAGGATTCGGTGCCCCTGGGTGGCCTCCAGCACCTTTGCACTGTAATGCTGTTCCAGCCAGGGGGCTCGTGCCCAGTTGGGCACAGTTTTGGAGAGTTGTGGGTCCCCTCTGTTTTTCACAAGAGTGACAATCTCCTGCATCCAGGTAGTCCCTTTAACCAGAGATcacagagggaaagaaagaagagttaaagagagagaactGTATACCTAATACCTCTGTCTTCATTGAATCCCTGCCTAAACCACTACTTCCATAAAGACAGATGGTCTGAGAGAAGTGGATCAACAGTAACAATACAATAACCTACTGGAGTCTGTGCATATACAGTTATTAAAACCCTGACCGTTTGCTTCAACTGCAAAGTGTGACAGAAGGAAAAGTCCTGCAGTTGGCTAGTGTTGCAGCATGTCTAATGTGTTGTGACACCGAGCAGGGGTGTGACAGAGCTGTCCTGTCTCACCTGATTTGGGGTAGGTGGCGATGACAGTGTCCCTGTCCTGAAACTGGAAGTGGAGGGCATAGTTCAGGGAGTCCTGGGTGTGAATGTGCCCAGGGAATGAGATGTGATGGAAGGTCTCTGTCACGTCCAGCCTGGCCATGTCTGTCTGCTCGTCTACCtaactgcctgtctctctgtctgtttttctgaCTAACTATCTGTGAGAAGGGAAGTATGAGATGGTCTGGCTTCCTACAGACCTTAAATAGCCAAGCAGTATGTCATGACGTTGGTCTGTGGGTAACACCAGCCTTAGTAAAGTTGAACATTTATTTTGAGGCCTTTAACTCTACAGCTACAGCACTCACCAGTTCTCTTCTCAGAAgtccataggtcatccctgtagactgcccAAAACGAGTGTCTTACAGCTGTAGACTTATCATAtagttatcaacttaggatagtACCCTAAGCAACACCCCGCAAATTAGGAAATCCCTAGATATGACATCAGACAATGCCATGATAGGGTCATTCTGACAAGACCATGGACATAGATAGAATACAGTCCAATTAGATGATTACGGTGTCATAACTATATTTTGTTTGATTTATGCTTTCATTTTCTTCAGCACGTACAAAGTGATAGAGCCATAAACAACTCCCCCATACAACCATCAGTTAGTGCCACAATGTCGCTCGTTTGGGAGGAAatgtaatgatatatttgaaTGTGTGAACATGAATgaacatgaatgtgtgtgtgaacatgaatgtgtatttgaacatgaatgtgtgtgtgtgcgttgttaaCATCTGCCTAAGTTACTGCCCAGATCTTCCATTCTGGACGACCAGACGACGGGTCCGGAACGGCAATCCCAATCCGGACATCCGCTGCCGAGCCATGGAGCGGACTTCGTCATTTGCAGACACCCTACCCGGGTCACCACCAGAGGGGGGACTGCAACAGCGATCACCAACTGGACATCTGCTGCCCAACCATGGAGTGCACCTCTTTATTCGCAGAAACCCTACCCCGGTCGACCACCAGATAAGGACCACAACGATGGTCCACAACCAGGACAACCCACGGTCATTTTTATGTTGGTTTGCAAGATGCAGGTTAATCGCAAGATTGAACCCAACATGGGGgaactgtcatgacgttggcctgtgggtaaggtttatgacccccccataaatacctttctcctctctctctctcttgactctTCTGAAGgactcttgaatagcctttgttaaacatagagagtttgggaaaggaaccatattttggtaatagaaccagttgaatatatgcgttggtacttaatgaatatgatgtcagttcggttgtcatctgagacattatgactgatgacaggatgacaaactgtatctgggaaagtctacacattctagttatcagattcacatggaattgttttggaatttaaatgtttgaatatgacaCTATTTGCGAAAAGAttcaatgtaattttagcttccaaatgagagaattgggttttcataaggttagagctctgctcaatcagtggcccgcccctgtgaagagacatgggttataaactatgaaacacacccttctctccctccactatataagcccttgatgaAAAGGTAACCTTCGGTTCCGAGTACGCGAGTAGCCTCTGCGTTAAAAGGGCAAATAACTTTCTGTTCCGGGTTCATTAGggcgacggtccgatgtcagaaggattcagataactacagaacgaagccaacctcagcgtgagctttgaactcttattcactacagaagtgatgtctcctagccattgagttagcaGCGGCCGCTGTATACGTGGGAAAGGACAGACGATGTATCCAGTCTAACACACGACgatactacaacgtattcaatttaccaccagagacattcttccgaGGACAGGAAGATCGCTGTTGGTCAACACGGCCAGAATCTacgaccaacctaccgaagcgcagctcagagtaaatatttattacattttccttttccaaatgggtagTATATTTAGTATGCCTAAGATACTGTATTCACGATAGCTtggcttctccctttgttcctcagtcttcccgctctttcactcaaacccaaccccatttcctttgtgtaaccagcaGTCATGTCGGCTCCGTCCACTAGGGACCTTTTCTTTATGACATCtgcattctgtgtatatgtaattctgtgtgattagttaggtatttagtaaataaataaacccaattttgtattgcggattcaacttgttagccagggttcgtgaagataaccaagaatttacaactttcagatgagactgaaataaggtgctgactaatattgactgctattgatgtaaaatattactaggtctttaagagtttattcggaagctAACAGCTATATAAACACTCTTCATTGGAGCCCCGACTTTCGAGTTaattacatgattagctcaatcaggtaatattaattacagagaaaggatttcatagaatagcatgtcatatcacttaatccggcatagccaaagacacgacaattaCGATACAACAGGAACTGTAAGAGGAATTCGTGGGAGAAAAGCTGAGTGAATGTTGCTGTAGAAATCGTTCAAAGTCTGGGAATTTCCCAGGAAAACTTTTACTGTTCAGTAGGTACTGGTACTACGGGACTTGGACTTGAAATTAATATATACTCAATGATGcttaaagaatataacttataaatgcctcatgtgTCACATTTGTCATAATGATGAGACGTTGAGTTCCACATCATTTTAATTAAATTGAAACTCACCAAAACATTAAAGAACAAATTAAACGTATAGCTACTGGTATGCACTCAGGCAACTcaatgtagacaagatcccacaccagaaagtgggaaaaagggctgcctaaatatgctccccaatcagagacaacgataaacagctgtctctgattgggaaccatatcaggccaacatagaaatacaaaacatagaatataCAAATACTAGAGTGGCTCCGGTTTGGGACGCAGTCCCCACTCCCTATACTGATCCCTCCGCTTCTGTGGAAcgtcgccggaggccccggactagggaccgtcgccggaggttccagactggggaccgtcgccggaagctccagactgaggcctgatgcgtgggaccggtacaggtggcaccgggctgatgacacgcacctcagggcaagtgcggggaggaggcacaggacgtactagACTGTGGAGGCGGAATGGAGGCCTGATGAGTGGCACCGGACTgaagacacgcacctcagggcgagtgcggggaggtggaacaggacacactgggctgtgaaagcgcactggagacacggtgCGTAGAACCGCATAACATGATGCCTGAACAGTGACACACACCCCAGGGCGAGCGTGCGGAGGAGACACAGGACGCACCGGACTGGGGAGGCCATTGGAGGCCAGATGCATGAACCCAGTGCACATGACACCGGACTGGTGTCAAGCTCCTCAGCACGCCCGCTCTGCAGTGCTCTCAATGCTAGCACTTCTCTCCGGAATCTTGCGTCAGCTCCTCACTCGTCTCcctgactggctctggttcaGCCCTCGGCTCTGCCTACCACTCCGTGTGCctccccaaaatattttttttgaggCTGCCTCTCTTGCTGTGCTGTGATACCTGGTATTGCCGCCGTTCCTCTCTCGCTGAATCCGCCTGTTTCCACGGCAGACTCTCATGTCCTGCCATtccctcctcccatgtccatgaagTCCTCCACTCcggggcacgctgcttggtccgttggtggtgggatcTTGTCACATTCGTAGTAATGATGAGACCAAGGAGCAGcgtatgttgagttccacataattttaatgaaattgaaactcaccaaaacaataaagaacaaaTGAACCCTGCCGTTACTGGTATGCACTCAGGCAACTCAatatagacaagatcccacaccagagaGTGGGGAAAAGGGCTAACTAAATATgatcctcaatcagagacaaccataaacagctgtctctgattgggaaccacatcaggccaacatagaaatacaaaacatagaatgtacaaaaactagagtacccaccctagtcacaccctgacctaaccaaaatatatagaaaaatagggatatctaaggtcagggcgtgacatcatgagcttagttcaactgtcctaccccatcagaacccaaaatacaggtttattttacattgtttacaaacactatatagcctcaaaacatggttaaaggcccagtgcagaaATATTTCCCCcctatgttttatatatatttccacactatgaggttggaataatactgtgaaattgtagaaatgatgataatgccctttaagTGTAagtgctgtttgaaaagaccacctgaaatctCTGCCTGTTTTGCTGGGATGGAGTTTtgacctgcctggtgacatcacctagcaaaattcttgcttgagaatttGCCATTTGCttagaagctatttttgttttaaattaaaatgttcaaaaggaaacaatcacagtaaggtatttAATTGTAATCAATACATGATTTAAATTGAGATAAAAatagctgcattggacctttaagggcTCCTCTTTTCAACCCTTTCTGTGGAAATTCAGTGTTACAGAATGATTGAAATTTAAGGCGATGTTCCTGCGTTAGCGGTGACagcattcacggtaaacactgcatatgtcggcacaatcggaaatgacctttacatttataTTGCGCAATCTGTAATGCTTCAGCAATACAAGTTGAATAGAGCccaaaactatcattttgatatcatgcatccttgcattcatagctctgtctatacatttgaaagtggttacatttctccaagcCCATCCTTCAGATTTTTACCAAAACACAGGCATGGTggccactttgttattgtttccattaaggattctagctttaatacTACAGTACTCTCTGCCAGACTGCAGGATTTGCTTGATTCATGACGAGGGTGACTGGGGTCCCTGATTATACTAGTGTTGAGTTTTATTTTTGCCACTGTTTAATTGACTCAGGGACGAGAGTTGTTGATGATGAGCGAAGTGTCCTGAGGGCGCTCTAAGGATGTTTTATCTAAGAGTTGATTATCATAATGCAAACAAGGCTCTCTTTACTGCTCCTGATAGAGAGCTGACTGTAATCTGATTCAAATGAATCTTTTACCTCCAAACACTTATCTTAAAAGTAGACTTCTAAGTAACCATTAATAAGAGACTATTATGGGATGATCCTCACAATAATCAGGGTGATAAGCTAATGGTATCCATAAATATTCTGAATTCAGTCATAAATGACTAAACCAACACAGTGggcttgtggttagagtgtctgCACTGAGATAGGAAGATTGGAGGTTCCATCCATGGTCAAGTCAGACCAGGGATTGAACCTCATGCCTCTCTGCTTGGCACTCTGCATTAAGGAAATGGGTTGAGGTCCTGCGACCAACTAGCGTCATGTCCATGGGGTGTAATTGCTCCTGTCCCTATGTGTCGTTCTGGCTTGGAAAAAAGCTTACTTGTCTAAGGCTTACTATTTAGGATTATTAGGAATACCTGTCATGTGCTATTTAGCAGTAAAAGTTTCCATGTGTAAACTCAACATGTCTGAATGTTCCTGACCTGAACCCTCTATCTTCCAGATCCCATATAGGCCTAACAATGTAGAacagtgagagggtgagagaaaaggTCTTGAAAAGACCACGGAAAACCCTGGAATAGCTGAGTCAAACGTTAATTATGCCTTAAAATGATACTAAACGGGAGATTACATGCACCACTTGCTAAAAGAAGCTTATTTGCAACACAAAACCCACATACATAAACCAGCGATTTAGCTGATCTCACGTTGATACTGGGCAGCTGCAACTTTCCTAGTCTAGGCTATCTATTCCCATCCCAGTTGAAATCAGGGGATCGGAAACCGTTAGGTTGATGAATGTAAAATACCAGTATAGGAGTAGTAGGTTTACACTTCATTCAAACGTTTCATCTTAAATGACCTAATAATATTTGTGCCATTTGAAATAACCTTGTTAGACTACATTTTAATTTAATAAAAATAATAGATTCCACTCAATCACAATTGGGTTGATTTAGTTACACATTTCAAATATGGAGAGTGCGGGGATATTTCCCCACCCTCAATCTTGATAAGAAATGACACTACTTTTCAACACAAGTTGTAATTAAATCGATTACATAAATGGGAACAAAAAGAACAGAGTCGGCTACACCAAAGAGTTTTCCATTCATAAAACATGTAGGGTAAATTGTCACAGTAGATTTTCCATGGTAAATGAGGAAATACTTTATTTCAGTTGCATGAAATGATTGTCAAATAGTTACCCCCCCCGAAAATCTGGTTGCAATTGAGACAAGATGTGCGGGTGATTTGTGCAAATTGATGGTTTAACAATGGATTACCCTGTGTTAAATCGGTGGCCAATTGTGGTTGCAATAGGCCTATTTTAACAATATTTCCTCTTCACTTTGCGCCTCAATTCATCATCTTTGGTTGAAGAGCGAGGTAGCAACATTCCTTTCCCTAAACAATGGACAGGATACATGTGtccttcttatggctgcaatcccgttaacgggatcgatatgacaacagccagtgaaagtgcagggtgccaaattcaaaacagaaatctcataattaaaattcctcaaacatacatgtatcttataccgttttaaaggtaatcttgttgttaattcaaccacagtgtccgatttcaaatatgctttacaacgaaagcaccacaaacgattatgttaggtcaccaccaaaccacagaataaacacagctatttttccagacaaagatatgagtcacaaaaagcacaaatagagataaaattaatcactaacctttgatgatcttcatcagatgacactcataggacttcatgttacacaatacatgtatgttttgtttaataaatttaatatttaatataaaacaaatctgagtttacattggcgctcactagttccaaaaacatccagtgattttgcatagctacatcgattcaacagaaatactcatcatatatgtagatgataatacaagttatacacatggaattatagatatacctctccttaatgcaacagctgtgtcagatttcaaaaaaatctacggaaaaagcaaaccatgcaataatctgagacggcgctcagaaaaataataaaattagccgccatgttggagtcaacagaaaccagaaaaaacaaatattcccttacctttgatgatcttcttcagaatgcactcccaggaatcctagttccacaataaatgcttgatttgctcgataatgtccgttatttatgtccaagtagctacttttttTAGGGCGTTAGGTACACATATCCAAACACTCGTGCAGGTCGAGCACtacttcggacaaaaacttcaaaaagttatattacaggtcgaagaaacatttcaaactaaggtCAAACTTGACAGaggttgaagaatttaaaaatagTGTGCAAATgtttcacaatccaggtgtgcaaagctcttagagactaacagctgtaatcactaccaaatatgattctaacatgtattgactcaggatatcaggtatgaaggtaagacccagatgcagacacatcgAATAAACAATGGTTTaaggtcagggtaggcagaggtcaaaaatccagaggtggggcaaagggacaggtcggcaggcagggtcaggcagagtggtcagccaggcgggctcagagtcaggacaggcaagaaTCAAAACCaagagggcgagaaaaagagagactgggaaaagcatgAGGTGAGGacaaaaacactggttgacttgacaaactggcaacagacttcacaggtataaatacacaggggaaaatggggaagatgggcgacacctagaggggggtggagacaatcacatagacaggtgaaacagattagggTGTGACACAGGAGTGTGAATACTATGTAAATGAAATATTCCTGTacttaatttttaatacatttgcaaacatttctaaaaacatgcattcactttatcattatggggtattgtgtgtagatgggtgagaattattattttttaaatccattttgaattcaggctgtaacacaacaaaatgtgtaataagtcaaggggtatgaatactttttgaaggcactgtatataaacttgGTGAACTTTTCTCAACCCTCAAAACTCACTGTTCAGTGTCTAAAAATGTCAGGGCCAAATTGTCAGCTACTTAACACAGAGGAATTCTCTTGGTTGCTTAGCCTCTGATTATAAAAGTGGGGATATGCTGGTATTGAAACTAGTGAGTGTCAGTAGCCTTTAAACCCACTCTCCCCTGTGGTCTTGGTCCCTCTAGGTCGTATAAGGTTATAGAGGCCAGTTAGTGGATCAGAAGTGTAGGAGGTAGTGCTTTCAACTGTGTGCGAGAGGGCAATAGTTCATGATATGTAATGTATGGAACTGTGAACCTTCCCTCAAAGAGTTGCATGCAAGCAGGGGGGACTAGGTGATTTGGAGGCTCCAGGCAGAGTCCAGTCTGAGGTTTGACATGCCGTGCTCgttttggccagacagcatcagacacATGGCCTCTGCCTCGACGACTATGGCAGTATTATCAACAGCACCTGTCTTTTTACTGAAGAAATTAGATAACTAAAATATCTGCTTACCTAAGTAATGTATTTTTTCAATTATGCCCAGCTCACCCTTGATGATACAATATGTGAGGCCTGACGCAACTGCCTCTTCTGCCTAATGGTAAGCCAACCGCTGCACACAAGGGCTCCACTGTTGACCATGAAGGAGATCAGAGTTGTTCAGAAGACTGTGATTATATCAGAACTTGCTGTCTGTGTTTAAATGTGTATTTAAAATGGGTACAAACTTTAACACAAAGTACTAATTATGCCTGATGTTCTCTTTATAATAGTTGCATCACTTGTAGTGTTGCAGTTGTTTGTCAGTGTATCCTTGCAAGAAAAGACAACACAATTACAAAAGATCACACAGATGTCAAGTGTACAGAGCAAGTCTCGTAGTAACAATGATGAGGGAGAGCACTTTATCAGTAGGCCCCTGAGGAACCCGGACTAGGCTAGACTATGTGTTGGATAAGGTGATGACACGAACAAGCTATGGAGTCTAAGCGCCAATGTGCTGCAAGAAACCATGAGGCCTAGCCCTTGATCCGGGGGCGAGGGACTGTTAATATAACTAGCACATCAGGAACATGAAGCACACACTGAGACTAGTAGAGCGTATTGTACCCTGACAGGGACATTGATATTTTAACTTGACAGAGGTGCACCCACCACGTCCCTCTGTTACCGATTGCTTTAAAAATGCCTTCTTAATCCTCAAACATGAAGGTTGTGTTTTCATTGACAAATGGCTTCGAAATCGTGTTGAGTCATTCTGGTAGTGGAATAGGATTGGTTAACCATTTCCTGTTGCTATGCACATGCACTTGTAATGAAATAGCTACATTATAGAAGAGTGGCTAAAGTACATTTTCAATGATCAAGTATGAATTGAATCTTCCCATCTGTCATAACAGCCTCTGGGTTGAGGTAAGCTACTCTATTCTCCTGAGATCAATGGTTCCGTCACCCCACTGTTTAATTTAGGGAATTGGACAACCTGCTGTCAACAGAGATAGATGTTGAAGTACCAAGAACCACAGCGAGTCATTTTTGTACATGTGGCAGCGGAAGAGCGCACCTCCTTCTTGGAATTTCATTATGTCAAAATggccctctcctctgttctcctcagtTCTCAACAGTAGGTGATGATGAGTTTACAGAATATTACATCCTACTGTGGAGCCAAATGGACATATTCATATTGCACCTATTGTGTCTCCCTCTAGACTAACATCAAGAAGCTCAATTTAGTTCAGAATTTGATATCTCACAATACTAGCCTAAATGCTGTCTCTTGTATATTGCTAAACAACGGGGAGGTATTGCTCCTATCAAGCTAGGCTTTCGAGACATTTTGGTGAAAAGCTGagcaaggagtaaaatcattGATTTGTGATAATGTGATTGTGAGTTTTTGTAACattgactctacatacagtaatgaga
It contains:
- the LOC139412162 gene encoding sulfotransferase 2B1-like isoform X2, whose translation is MQEIVTLVKNRGDPQLSKTVPNWARAPWLEQHYSAKVLEATQGHRILTTHLPYNLLASALQGSKAKVIYVARNPKDVAVSYYHFHKMAKFLPEPNSFDEFLDSFLEGSVSYGSWFDHVKGWTSQAGVLANVLYISYEEMWLDLQGSMERISSFLQCPLVGEELTNSLRHCSFSSMSDNAMVNYTQIPKEIMDHSKGKFMRKGIIGDWRNTFTEEQIGIFDTVYSYQMKDCPLTFMWECPPESCGEGGGGQASGDQDRDLILHDAGD
- the LOC139412162 gene encoding sulfotransferase 2B1-like isoform X1, whose amino-acid sequence is MARLDVTETFHHISFPGHIHTQDSLNYALHFQFQDRDTVIATYPKSGTTWMQEIVTLVKNRGDPQLSKTVPNWARAPWLEQHYSAKVLEATQGHRILTTHLPYNLLASALQGSKAKVIYVARNPKDVAVSYYHFHKMAKFLPEPNSFDEFLDSFLEGSVSYGSWFDHVKGWTSQAGVLANVLYISYEEMWLDLQGSMERISSFLQCPLVGEELTNSLRHCSFSSMSDNAMVNYTQIPKEIMDHSKGKFMRKGIIGDWRNTFTEEQIGIFDTVYSYQMKDCPLTFMWECPPESCGEGGGGQASGDQDRDLILHDAGD